In Thermus antranikianii DSM 12462, one genomic interval encodes:
- the hisG gene encoding ATP phosphoribosyltransferase, with amino-acid sequence MKRFALTIALPKGRMFQEAYEALRKAGLELPPIENERALLHGEEGGIALLELRNKDVPVYVDLGIAEVGVVGKDVLLDSGRDLFEPVDLGFGACRLSLIRRPGDTSPIRRIATKYPLFTTRLLKERGWVADVVELSGNIELAAVTGLADAVVDVVQTGATLRAAGLVEVEVLAHSTARLIVNRQALKLKRSLLKPLIAKLRNRDGGP; translated from the coding sequence ATGAAGCGCTTTGCCCTTACCATTGCCCTGCCCAAGGGGCGAATGTTTCAGGAAGCCTACGAGGCCTTAAGGAAAGCGGGGCTGGAACTCCCCCCCATAGAGAACGAGCGGGCCCTCCTCCACGGGGAAGAAGGAGGAATCGCCCTCCTGGAGCTTCGCAACAAGGATGTGCCCGTGTATGTGGATCTGGGGATCGCCGAGGTGGGGGTGGTGGGCAAGGATGTGCTTTTGGACTCGGGCCGGGACCTTTTCGAGCCGGTGGACCTGGGCTTCGGAGCCTGCCGCCTTTCCCTCATCCGACGCCCCGGCGATACCTCCCCCATCCGGCGCATCGCCACCAAGTATCCCCTCTTCACCACCCGGCTCCTGAAGGAACGGGGCTGGGTGGCGGATGTGGTGGAGCTATCCGGCAACATCGAGCTGGCCGCGGTCACGGGCCTGGCGGATGCGGTGGTGGACGTGGTCCAGACCGGGGCTACCCTTAGGGCAGCGGGCCTTGTGGAGGTGGAGGTCCTGGCCCATTCCACCGCCCGCCTCATCGTGAACCGCCAGGCCTTGAAGCTTAAACGCTCGCTTTTAAAGCCCCTGATCGCTAAGCTGAGAAACCGTGACGGAGGCCCGTAG
- a CDS encoding ATP phosphoribosyltransferase regulatory subunit has translation MIPEGTRFLLPPEARLKAELMARLRDLFLRHGYEPVELPALEVYDPSHPLAERAFKLVDKTGEVLTLRSEFTTLLAKLLRPHLGEGVARFQYAGALWLREGDAELGRYREYTQVGLELIGATGPLADAEILSLAFSALEALGLEGEVEVGLPSLVGEVLKASGLPEEARKEAQRAIHRKNLPELTELLSRHPVSPEARRTLLALPDLYGGMEVLAEAKSLPLPERARKALEDLEKTLELLERPVLLDLGMARRYEYYSGVFFRAYTPGFGLPLLGGGRYDGALLPKAAGFAIGVERALEALKPPKVDVSPEVLALDLKALRRFAQEKRVELFHGEDPVAYAKARGIPYLAQGERIWRVEEA, from the coding sequence ATGATCCCCGAAGGCACCCGCTTTCTGCTCCCCCCCGAGGCCCGGCTCAAGGCCGAGCTCATGGCCCGGCTACGGGATCTCTTCCTCCGCCATGGGTATGAGCCTGTGGAACTCCCAGCCCTCGAGGTCTATGACCCCTCCCATCCCCTGGCGGAACGGGCCTTCAAGCTGGTGGACAAAACCGGGGAGGTGCTTACCCTAAGGAGCGAGTTCACCACCCTTCTGGCCAAGCTCTTGAGGCCCCACCTGGGGGAAGGGGTGGCCCGCTTCCAGTACGCCGGAGCCCTTTGGCTTAGGGAAGGGGATGCGGAACTTGGTCGCTACCGGGAGTACACCCAGGTGGGGCTGGAACTCATCGGGGCCACGGGCCCCCTGGCGGATGCCGAGATCCTTTCCCTGGCCTTTTCCGCCCTCGAGGCCCTCGGCCTTGAAGGGGAGGTGGAGGTGGGCCTCCCCAGCCTGGTGGGGGAGGTGCTCAAGGCCTCGGGCCTGCCGGAGGAGGCCCGCAAGGAGGCCCAAAGGGCCATCCATCGCAAGAACCTACCCGAGCTCACCGAGCTCCTCTCCCGCCACCCGGTTTCCCCTGAGGCCAGGCGTACCCTCCTGGCCCTCCCCGACCTCTACGGGGGCATGGAGGTGCTGGCCGAGGCCAAGAGCCTCCCCCTCCCCGAAAGAGCCAGGAAGGCCCTGGAGGATCTGGAAAAGACCCTGGAACTTCTGGAAAGGCCCGTGCTTTTGGACCTGGGCATGGCCCGGCGCTACGAGTACTACTCGGGGGTCTTCTTCCGCGCCTACACCCCTGGGTTCGGCCTGCCCCTTTTAGGAGGCGGCCGGTACGACGGGGCCCTCCTCCCCAAGGCGGCGGGGTTCGCTATAGGGGTAGAGCGGGCCCTGGAGGCCCTAAAACCCCCCAAGGTGGACGTAAGCCCCGAGGTTTTGGCCCTGGACCTAAAGGCCCTTCGCCGTTTCGCCCAGGAGAAGCGGGTAGAGCTCTTCCACGGGGAAGACCCCGTGGCCTACGCCAAGGCCCGGGGCATTCCCTACCTGGCCCAAGGGGAGCGCATCTGGAGGGTGGAGGAGGCATGA
- the dcd gene encoding dCTP deaminase, translating into MIKPDWWIREMAKKGMIEPFEERLVREGVISYGLSSFGYDLRAAPEWRIFTNVFSTVVDPKGFDPKSFVEYEGEEVIIPPNSFALTRSIEYIRMPENVIAIALGKSTYARCGIVANVTPLEPGWEGHVTLEISNTTPLPAKVYANEGIVQIIFLEGPRPETTYKDRRGKYQGQKGITLPRV; encoded by the coding sequence ATGATTAAGCCGGACTGGTGGATCCGGGAGATGGCCAAAAAGGGAATGATTGAGCCCTTTGAGGAAAGGCTGGTACGGGAAGGGGTGATCAGCTACGGGCTTTCCAGCTTCGGCTACGACCTCCGCGCCGCCCCGGAGTGGAGGATCTTTACCAACGTCTTCTCCACGGTGGTGGATCCCAAGGGCTTTGACCCCAAAAGCTTCGTGGAGTACGAGGGTGAGGAGGTCATCATCCCCCCCAACTCCTTCGCCCTCACCCGGAGCATCGAGTACATCCGCATGCCGGAGAATGTGATCGCCATCGCCCTGGGCAAAAGCACCTACGCCCGTTGCGGCATCGTGGCCAACGTGACCCCTTTAGAACCCGGCTGGGAAGGGCACGTCACCCTGGAGATCTCCAACACCACCCCCCTGCCCGCCAAGGTCTACGCCAACGAGGGCATCGTACAGATCATCTTCCTCGAGGGCCCACGGCCCGAAACCACCTATAAGGACCGCCGGGGCAAGTACCAAGGGCAGAAGGGCATCACCCTGCCCCGGGTGTAG